From Caulobacter segnis, a single genomic window includes:
- the groL gene encoding chaperonin GroEL (60 kDa chaperone family; promotes refolding of misfolded polypeptides especially under stressful conditions; forms two stacked rings of heptamers to form a barrel-shaped 14mer; ends can be capped by GroES; misfolded proteins enter the barrel where they are refolded when GroES binds) encodes MAAKDVYFSSDARDKMLRGVNILANAVKVTLGPKGRNVVIEKSFGAPRTTKDGVSVAKEIELADKFENLGAQMIREVASKTNDKAGDGTTTATVLAQAIVQEGLKSVAAGMNPMDLKRGIDKAVLVAIEEIKKSSKKVTTNAEIAQVGTISANGDKEVGEMIAKAMDKVGNEGVITVEEAKTAETELDVVEGMQFDRGYLSPYFITNADKMEVQLEEPLILLFEKKLSSLQPLLPVLEAVVQSGRPLLIIAEDVEGEALATLVVNKLRGGLRVAAVKAPGFGDRRKAMLEDLAILTGAQVVSEDLGIKLENVSLDMLGRAKKVSITKDDTTIVDGIGEKADIEARIAQIKRQIEDTTSDYDKEKLQERLAKLAGGVAVIRVGGSTEVEVKEKKDRVDDALNATRAAADEGIVPGGGTALLWASKALAGVTGDNDDQTAGIAIVRRALQSPIRQIAENAGVEGSIVVGKILENASSSFGFNAQTEQYVDLVTDGVIDPAKVVRTALQNAASVAGLLITTEAAIVEAPKKASAGGPPGGMPGGMGDMDF; translated from the coding sequence ATGGCCGCTAAAGACGTTTATTTCTCTTCGGACGCGCGCGACAAGATGCTGCGCGGCGTCAACATCCTCGCCAACGCGGTGAAGGTGACCCTGGGCCCCAAGGGCCGCAACGTCGTCATCGAAAAGTCGTTCGGCGCCCCGCGCACCACCAAGGACGGCGTCTCGGTCGCCAAGGAAATCGAACTGGCTGACAAGTTCGAGAACCTCGGCGCGCAGATGATCCGCGAAGTCGCGTCGAAGACCAACGACAAGGCCGGCGACGGCACCACGACCGCCACGGTCCTGGCCCAAGCCATCGTGCAAGAAGGCCTCAAGTCGGTCGCCGCCGGCATGAACCCGATGGACCTGAAGCGCGGCATCGACAAGGCCGTTCTGGTCGCCATCGAGGAAATCAAGAAGTCCTCGAAGAAGGTCACCACCAACGCTGAAATCGCTCAGGTCGGCACCATCTCGGCCAACGGCGACAAGGAAGTCGGCGAGATGATCGCCAAGGCGATGGACAAGGTCGGCAACGAAGGCGTCATCACCGTCGAGGAAGCCAAGACCGCCGAGACCGAACTCGACGTCGTCGAAGGCATGCAGTTCGACCGCGGCTACCTGTCGCCGTACTTCATCACCAACGCCGACAAGATGGAAGTTCAGCTGGAAGAGCCGCTGATCCTCCTGTTCGAAAAGAAGCTGTCGTCGCTGCAGCCGCTGCTGCCGGTGCTGGAAGCCGTCGTCCAGTCGGGCCGTCCGCTGCTGATCATCGCCGAGGACGTCGAAGGCGAGGCCCTGGCCACGCTGGTCGTCAACAAGCTGCGTGGCGGCCTGCGCGTCGCCGCCGTCAAGGCTCCGGGCTTCGGCGACCGCCGCAAGGCCATGCTGGAAGACCTCGCCATCCTGACCGGCGCCCAAGTCGTCAGCGAAGACCTCGGCATCAAGCTCGAGAACGTCTCGCTGGACATGCTGGGTCGCGCCAAGAAGGTCTCGATCACCAAGGACGACACCACGATCGTGGACGGCATTGGTGAAAAGGCCGACATCGAAGCCCGCATCGCCCAGATCAAGCGCCAGATCGAGGACACCACCTCGGACTACGACAAGGAAAAGCTGCAAGAGCGTCTGGCCAAGCTGGCCGGCGGCGTCGCGGTCATCCGCGTCGGCGGCTCGACCGAAGTCGAAGTGAAGGAAAAGAAGGACCGCGTTGACGACGCCCTGAACGCGACCCGCGCGGCCGCCGATGAAGGCATCGTCCCGGGTGGCGGCACGGCTCTGCTCTGGGCTTCCAAGGCCCTGGCTGGCGTGACCGGCGACAACGACGACCAGACCGCCGGCATCGCCATCGTGCGTCGCGCCCTGCAGTCGCCGATCCGCCAGATCGCCGAGAACGCCGGCGTCGAAGGCTCGATCGTGGTTGGCAAGATCCTGGAAAACGCCAGCAGCTCGTTCGGCTTCAACGCCCAGACCGAGCAGTACGTTGACCTGGTCACCGACGGCGTCATCGACCCGGCCAAGGTTGTCCGCACCGCTCTGCAGAACGCCGCCTCGGTGGCCGGTCTGCTGATCACCACGGAAGCCGCGATCGTCGAAGCCCCGAAGAAGGCCTCGGCCGGCGGCCCTCCGGGCGGCATGCCCGGCGGCATGGGCGACATGGATTTCTAG
- the groES gene encoding co-chaperone GroES, whose product MKFRPLGDRVLVKRVEEETKTKGGIIIPDTAKEKPQEGEVVAVGPGARNDKGDVVALDVKAGDRILFGKWSGTEVKVDGQDLLIMKESDVLGVVEG is encoded by the coding sequence ATGAAGTTTCGTCCCCTGGGCGACCGCGTCCTCGTGAAGCGCGTCGAAGAAGAAACCAAGACCAAGGGCGGGATCATCATCCCCGACACCGCCAAGGAAAAGCCGCAGGAAGGCGAAGTCGTCGCCGTCGGCCCCGGCGCGCGTAACGACAAGGGCGACGTCGTCGCCCTGGACGTCAAGGCTGGCGACCGCATCCTGTTCGGCAAGTGGTCGGGCACGGAAGTGAAGGTCGACGGTCAAGACCTGCTGATCATGAAGGAAAGCGACGTCCTGGGCGTGGTCGAGGGCTAA
- a CDS encoding VOC family protein, translating into MIDHMGVTVRDLQAAKAFYDAAFAPLGICVVMSVTAEETGGSAHYGYGATADRRDIQAGKPSLWITEGGTATGPMHLALVAADRAQVDGFHAAALAAGGTDNGAPGVRPHYHPNYYAAFVLDPDGRNVEAVCHKPA; encoded by the coding sequence ATGATCGACCATATGGGCGTGACGGTGCGTGATCTCCAGGCGGCCAAGGCGTTTTATGACGCCGCGTTCGCGCCGCTGGGGATCTGCGTGGTGATGAGCGTCACCGCCGAGGAGACCGGCGGCTCGGCCCACTATGGCTACGGCGCCACCGCGGATCGGCGCGACATCCAGGCCGGCAAGCCCAGCCTGTGGATCACCGAAGGCGGGACCGCGACGGGTCCGATGCACCTGGCGCTGGTCGCCGCCGACCGCGCCCAGGTGGACGGCTTCCACGCCGCGGCCCTGGCGGCGGGCGGGACCGACAACGGCGCGCCCGGCGTGCGGCCTCATTATCATCCCAATTACTATGCCGCCTTCGTGCTTGACCCGGACGGACGAAACGTCGAGGCCGTCTGTCACAAGCCCGCCTGA
- a CDS encoding DUF4345 family protein: MSSYVLSLLLAVLACIIGGTLGGMILARPQVMLELAGLADEANSKPKLFAEGRAMGGVLIASHGIAALYLGYQPRIGAAMALVLAVAWLGAAAGRALSAALDKDAGRFNAGSMVFNALIGVTLSLPFFNIGRVVLRGVSGLA; this comes from the coding sequence ATGTCCAGCTATGTCCTGTCGCTGCTCCTGGCGGTCCTGGCCTGCATCATCGGCGGCACGCTGGGCGGCATGATCCTGGCGCGGCCGCAGGTGATGCTGGAGCTGGCGGGCCTGGCCGACGAGGCCAATTCCAAGCCGAAGCTGTTCGCCGAGGGCCGCGCGATGGGCGGGGTGCTGATCGCCTCGCACGGGATCGCGGCGCTGTATCTCGGCTATCAGCCCCGCATCGGGGCGGCCATGGCTCTGGTCCTGGCCGTCGCCTGGCTGGGCGCGGCGGCGGGGCGGGCGCTGTCGGCGGCGCTGGACAAGGACGCGGGACGCTTCAACGCCGGCTCGATGGTGTTCAACGCCCTGATCGGCGTCACGCTCAGCCTGCCGTTCTTCAACATCGGCCGCGTCGTGCTGCGGGGCGTCAGCGGCCTGGCCTGA
- a CDS encoding methylated-DNA--[protein]-cysteine S-methyltransferase, translating into MSRPARLFLDRQPSPIGELLIVTDEAGLLRAVDFHDHEHRLDRLLKTHYGPLRPDTGPAPAVTRAALAAYFEGRFEALSSLAWATNGTTFQNAVWTALTQIPAGQTITYSELARRAGRPAAIRAAGHANGSNPLSLVAPCHRVIGMDGSLTGYGGGIERKRWLLAHEGVRPGR; encoded by the coding sequence ATGAGTCGTCCCGCCCGCCTGTTCCTGGATCGCCAGCCCTCGCCGATCGGCGAGTTGCTGATCGTCACCGACGAGGCCGGCCTGCTACGGGCCGTCGACTTCCATGATCACGAGCACCGCCTGGATCGGCTGCTGAAGACCCACTACGGCCCGCTACGCCCCGATACGGGTCCGGCCCCCGCCGTGACGCGCGCCGCCTTGGCCGCCTATTTCGAGGGCCGGTTCGAGGCCCTGTCGTCCCTGGCCTGGGCGACCAACGGCACGACCTTCCAGAACGCGGTGTGGACGGCGCTGACCCAGATCCCCGCAGGCCAGACCATCACCTATTCGGAACTGGCCCGTCGCGCCGGCCGTCCGGCCGCCATCCGCGCCGCCGGCCACGCCAATGGCTCGAACCCCTTGAGCCTCGTCGCGCCCTGCCACCGGGTGATCGGCATGGACGGGTCGCTGACCGGCTATGGCGGCGGAATCGAGCGCAAGCGCTGGCTGTTGGCCCACGAAGGGGTCAGGCCAGGCCGCTGA
- a CDS encoding acyl-CoA dehydrogenase family protein: MDFDISPKQRAFMDRVTAFMDEHVYPAIPTYEAEMNVLGAERWKVVQVVEELKKKAKAAGLWNFFMPPHSGQTHVDDTFEFEGEQLTNLEYSLIAEQMGKVGFGSEVFNCSAPDTGNMEVLMRYGTLAQKEKWLRPLMNGEIRSAFLMTEPAVASSDATNIETRIERDGDHYVINGRKWWSSGVGDPRCKVAIVMGKTDPTAAPHSQQSQVLVPLDAPGIEIVRMLPVFGYDDAPHGHAEVILKDVRVPIEDALLLGEGRGFEIAQGRLGPGRIHHCMRTIGTAEVALEKMVQRLMSRKAFGKYISDHSVWEQRIAEARIDIEMCRLLCLKAADMMDKAGNKSARLEIAMIKVAAPRLALKIIDDAIQAHGGGGVTTDFGLAKAYAGIRTLRLADGPDEVHCRTIARMEMSKYGDLAYKQKVEREAARQVPGIR, encoded by the coding sequence ATGGACTTCGACATCTCCCCCAAGCAACGCGCCTTCATGGACCGCGTCACCGCGTTCATGGACGAGCACGTCTATCCGGCCATCCCGACCTACGAGGCCGAGATGAACGTGCTGGGCGCCGAACGCTGGAAAGTCGTCCAGGTGGTCGAGGAGCTGAAGAAGAAGGCCAAGGCCGCCGGCCTGTGGAACTTCTTCATGCCGCCGCACAGCGGCCAGACCCACGTCGACGACACCTTCGAGTTCGAAGGCGAGCAACTGACCAACCTGGAATACAGCCTGATCGCCGAACAGATGGGCAAGGTCGGCTTCGGCTCGGAAGTGTTCAACTGCTCCGCGCCCGACACCGGCAACATGGAAGTGCTGATGCGCTACGGCACGCTGGCGCAGAAGGAAAAGTGGCTGCGCCCGCTGATGAACGGCGAGATCCGCTCGGCCTTCCTGATGACCGAGCCGGCCGTGGCCAGCTCGGACGCCACCAACATCGAGACCCGCATCGAGCGCGACGGCGACCACTACGTGATCAACGGCCGCAAGTGGTGGAGCTCGGGCGTGGGCGATCCGCGCTGCAAGGTCGCCATCGTGATGGGCAAGACCGATCCGACCGCCGCCCCCCACAGCCAGCAGAGCCAGGTGCTGGTGCCGCTGGACGCGCCGGGCATCGAGATCGTCCGCATGCTGCCGGTGTTCGGCTATGACGACGCCCCGCACGGCCACGCCGAGGTGATCCTGAAGGACGTGCGCGTGCCGATCGAGGACGCCCTGCTGCTGGGCGAGGGCCGCGGCTTCGAGATCGCCCAGGGCCGCCTGGGCCCGGGCCGCATCCACCACTGCATGCGCACCATCGGCACGGCCGAGGTGGCGCTGGAGAAGATGGTCCAGCGCCTGATGAGCCGCAAGGCGTTCGGCAAGTACATCTCGGACCACTCGGTGTGGGAGCAGCGCATCGCCGAGGCCCGCATCGACATCGAGATGTGCCGCCTCTTGTGCCTGAAGGCCGCCGACATGATGGACAAGGCCGGCAACAAGTCGGCGCGTCTGGAGATCGCGATGATCAAGGTCGCCGCGCCGCGCTTGGCCCTGAAGATCATCGACGACGCCATCCAGGCCCACGGCGGCGGCGGCGTGACCACCGACTTCGGCCTGGCCAAGGCCTATGCCGGCATCCGCACCCTGCGCCTGGCCGACGGCCCGGACGAGGTCCACTGCCGCACCATCGCCCGCATGGAAATGTCGAAATACGGCGACCTGGCCTACAAGCAGAAGGTCGAGCGGGAAGCCGCGCGGCAGGTGCCGGGGATTCGGTAG
- a CDS encoding GNAT family N-acetyltransferase → MLTLTADTLQGRYVRLEPITIDHRDELKAAVDCDPESWEIMSVNGCGEGFDDFWGALQGETDRGERIGFAIRRLSDGKVIGTSSYLNIRRLHGGLEIGSTFLNPEARSGPVNPESKRLMLAHAFEKANAIRVEFNIDVRNARSQAAVQKLGASKEGVLRNHKVTWTGHIRDTAVFSITDYDWPAIRERLEFRLSETFV, encoded by the coding sequence ATGCTGACCTTGACCGCCGATACCCTGCAGGGCCGCTACGTCCGGCTCGAACCGATCACCATCGATCACCGCGACGAGCTGAAGGCCGCCGTCGACTGCGATCCCGAGAGCTGGGAGATCATGTCGGTCAACGGCTGCGGCGAGGGCTTCGACGACTTCTGGGGCGCGCTGCAGGGCGAGACCGACCGAGGCGAGCGCATCGGCTTCGCCATCCGCCGCCTGTCGGATGGCAAGGTGATCGGCACCTCCAGCTATCTGAACATCCGCCGGCTGCACGGCGGGCTGGAGATCGGCTCGACCTTCCTGAACCCCGAGGCGCGTTCGGGTCCGGTCAATCCGGAAAGCAAGCGCCTGATGCTGGCCCACGCCTTCGAAAAGGCCAACGCCATCCGCGTCGAGTTCAATATCGACGTCCGCAACGCCCGCAGCCAGGCCGCGGTGCAGAAGCTGGGCGCCAGCAAGGAAGGCGTGCTGCGCAACCACAAGGTCACCTGGACCGGCCACATCCGCGACACGGCCGTGTTCTCGATCACCGACTACGACTGGCCGGCGATCCGCGAGCGGCTGGAATTCCGTCTCAGCGAAACCTTCGTCTAG
- a CDS encoding VOC family protein, translating into MQVHRGRLIDHIHLRARNLEATKRFYRAVLEALGAPFNEDDAHLDADELWIDAGEPATHIHLAFLAKDRETVERFHRAGLAAGGRDNGGPGERPYHPGYYAAFLWDPDGNNIEAVYHGPAERSADSVVFTFETPKG; encoded by the coding sequence ATGCAAGTCCATCGCGGCCGGCTGATCGACCACATCCACCTGCGCGCCAGGAATCTGGAGGCGACCAAGCGCTTCTACCGGGCGGTGCTGGAGGCTCTGGGCGCGCCGTTCAACGAGGACGACGCCCACCTGGACGCCGACGAGTTGTGGATCGACGCGGGCGAGCCGGCGACGCACATCCACCTGGCCTTCCTGGCCAAGGACCGGGAGACGGTGGAGCGTTTCCACCGCGCGGGGCTGGCCGCCGGCGGCCGGGACAACGGCGGGCCGGGCGAGCGGCCGTATCATCCGGGCTACTACGCCGCGTTCCTGTGGGATCCCGACGGCAACAATATCGAGGCCGTCTACCACGGTCCGGCCGAGCGGTCGGCCGACAGCGTGGTGTTCACGTTCGAGACGCCAAAGGGCTGA